The Ruania halotolerans genome contains the following window.
GATCCCGAGACCGATGCCGCCACCCTCACCCAGATCGCGGCAGCGATCCGTGACCAGGAACTGCTCCGTTTCGACTACCAGGCTGGTGAGGACTCCGCTGGCCCGTGGGGCTCCACGCCTGCGGCGAACGAGCTACTGGAGGGGTGGGCCCACCTCGTGGAGCCGTACCGGCTCGTCAGCTGGCTGCGGCGCTGGTATCTCGTGGGTCGAGATGTCCCCACCGCCGCCTGGCGGATCTTCCGGGTCGATTGGACATCCTTACGTGCTCCCACACATCGCCATTTCACCCCTGTTCCGTTTCTTGACGGCGACTACACCAGCTTCGTCCTTCGAACGGTCGCCTCGACCGGCTGGAAGGTGCACGCCAGGATCACCGTGTTCGCTCCCGCCGAGGAAGTCCTGCGCCGCATCAACGCCACCGTGGGCGTGGTCGAGTCGATCGACGAGAGCACCTGCGTGCTCGTCACCGGTGCCGACAGTTTTGAGACCATCGCCGTCTACATCGGGATGCTCGGGCTCGATTTCCACGTCACCGAACCAGCCGCACTCGTGCACCATCTGCGTGAGCTCGGCCGGCGCTACTCCCGCGCGATCGAGGAGGCACCCTGCCGCAGCGACCAGGTCTAGTTGCGCGGGGGAAGGCCGTGCGGGCCTGAAGGGGACACTGACCGACCGCGTGGGCGGGCCGTCGAGATGGCGCGAAGGCTGGGAGTCAACAGGTCCACGAGTCGATCTGGGGGCAGGGACCGAAGCGGCTCGACCCCGATCACGTAGCGGCCGAAGATGATCCCGATGATGATCGTGATCGTGGCACTGGCGCGCTCACTAGCGCCGCGGCCGCCGAAGTATTCACCGAGCCGACTGACGATCTCGCGCTCGAGGTACTCCCGGAAGGCATGCAGAACCTCTGGGTGCTGCATGCCCGTCGCGACGAGCTGGGCAAGCGAGCCCCGCACCTCAGGTGCGTCCCACGCACGGATCACCAGGGCGGCAAGTCGCTCGGGCGCCGTCGTAGGGTCCCCGTCGAGCGCCTTCTCCAGCACCAGCGACGGACCGAGCGAGAGGGCCATCGCACGGGCGAACAGCTCCTTCTTCGATCCGAAGTGGTAGGCGATCAGGGCCGGGTCGCAGTGCGCCTCCTGAGCGATCATGCGCAGCGTCGCGCCGTGATAGCCGCACGTCGCGAACAGGTTGCGGGCCGCCGTCAGGAGCCGATCTCGGCCATCGTCGGTACCGGTACGGGGACGACCGCGCATTTTATTCATCAGCGTTGAGTGTAGCGAGGCGGAAGGTCAGACTCATGGCGACCAGGACGGAACAACAGGAGGCACTGTGAGCCAGCAGCAGGCGACGATAGACGTGACAGGGGTGAGCGTGGAGTTTCCCCGTGGGCGCAGGCGGCCCCCCTTCCGCGCATTGGATAGCGTCGACCTTGCCGTTCGTCCCGGTCAGGTCAGTTGTCTGCTCGGGCCCAACGGATCCGGTAAGACGACGCTGATGAACATCCTGACGGGCCTGTTGACGCCGACCTCAGGTCGCCTCCGAGTACTTGGTCTCGATCCAACAGCCCAGCGCCGGGAGCTCCTGCGTCGGATCGCGCTGGTGCCGCAGGAGACGTCGCTCTATCCCGAATTGACCGCGCGAGAGAACCTCGCCTTCCACGCCAGCTACTACGGAATGCCCGCCCGAGCACAGCGCGCACGTATCGACGAGACGCTCGAACTGGTTCAGCTCGGCAGTCGCGCCCGTGATCGGGCCGGCACCTTCTCCGGCGGCATGCAGCGCAGGCTCGCACTCGGTAAGGCACTGATGATGAAGCCCGAGGTCCTCCTCCTGGACGAGCCGACCCTCGGCGTCGATGTGCAGTCCCGCGAGGCCATCTGGACTCGCATCGACGAGGTGGCGCAGGAAGGACGAATCGTGCTCCTGACCACGAACTATATGGAGGAGGCCCAACGACTCGGTGATCAGATCACCATCATCGACCGAGGAATGAACGTCGTCGGCGGCAGTCTGAGTGAACTCACGTCCCAGGTGCCCGACGTCGAGCGGGTCGAGGTGCCAGCGGTCAGTCTGCAAGACGTCTTCCTGCACTTCACCGGCCGCGGACTACGGAACTGACCGCGGTGGCCACGAAAGCGGCATTCGCACTCGTCAAGAAGGACCTCACGGTCACCCTCCGTGCCCCCCTCTTTGCCGCGATCAGCATCCTGGTGCCGGTCGCATTCACCCTCCTGTACGCCATCGTCATCCACGTCTCGACTACGGCGCCCATCGCCATCGCCGACGAGGACGCAACGCCGCGATCGGCGGAGTTCGTCCAGGTGATGGAGCAGATGCGCAACGGCGACGGTCCCTACTACGAGATCCTCACCACGGACCCGGACCGGGCGCGCGAGATGTACCGCGACGGGGATGCCGGCGCGATGCTGACGATCCCGCAGGGATTTGCGCACTCTTCCGATACCGGCGATAGCCCGGCAGTGACGCTGTCCCTGATCAACATCAACGCTGACGGAACGAAGAACCACCATCTCCGTATCGAAGAAGCACTCCGGCAGTTCGAGCAGGCTCTACCGACGACTCCGGCCAGTCAGCTGACCATCACAGAGACAACCGCGTTCGACCATGACATCCCGGTGACCATCTACCTGGGCTCGGCGTTGATCGTCTTCGCCGCACTGTACGCCGGCATCGTCAATGTCGGTGTCGGCATCGCCCGGGAATGGGAAGGTCGCACCGCGAAAGGGCTCGTTCTTTCGCCGAGCGGTCCTGCCGCGCTCGTCGTGGGCAAGTGGATTGCCGGCGCCGCGACGTCCCTCGTCACGATAGCCGTGACGGTGGTGGGCATCGGCTGGGTTCTCGGCTACCCAGTCAATCTCCTCGGGTGGGCATCCGTGGGCGTGCTCGCCATCGTCTGGA
Protein-coding sequences here:
- a CDS encoding helix-turn-helix transcriptional regulator, which gives rise to MLDTSARLLALLSLLQSRPDWPGSELARRLDVSTRTIRNDIDRLRTLGYPVNAARGSYGHYTLGAGAKLPPLLLDDEEAVAVAIGLRAGGGVSGIRESSARALTKLEQVLPHRLRRQVTAIHEAMSTAPENLASNVEDPETDAATLTQIAAAIRDQELLRFDYQAGEDSAGPWGSTPAANELLEGWAHLVEPYRLVSWLRRWYLVGRDVPTAAWRIFRVDWTSLRAPTHRHFTPVPFLDGDYTSFVLRTVASTGWKVHARITVFAPAEEVLRRINATVGVVESIDESTCVLVTGADSFETIAVYIGMLGLDFHVTEPAALVHHLRELGRRYSRAIEEAPCRSDQV
- a CDS encoding TetR/AcrR family transcriptional regulator; its protein translation is MNKMRGRPRTGTDDGRDRLLTAARNLFATCGYHGATLRMIAQEAHCDPALIAYHFGSKKELFARAMALSLGPSLVLEKALDGDPTTAPERLAALVIRAWDAPEVRGSLAQLVATGMQHPEVLHAFREYLEREIVSRLGEYFGGRGASERASATITIIIGIIFGRYVIGVEPLRSLPPDRLVDLLTPSLRAISTARPRGRSVSPSGPHGLPPRN
- a CDS encoding ABC transporter ATP-binding protein, which encodes MSQQQATIDVTGVSVEFPRGRRRPPFRALDSVDLAVRPGQVSCLLGPNGSGKTTLMNILTGLLTPTSGRLRVLGLDPTAQRRELLRRIALVPQETSLYPELTARENLAFHASYYGMPARAQRARIDETLELVQLGSRARDRAGTFSGGMQRRLALGKALMMKPEVLLLDEPTLGVDVQSREAIWTRIDEVAQEGRIVLLTTNYMEEAQRLGDQITIIDRGMNVVGGSLSELTSQVPDVERVEVPAVSLQDVFLHFTGRGLRN
- a CDS encoding ABC transporter permease gives rise to the protein MATKAAFALVKKDLTVTLRAPLFAAISILVPVAFTLLYAIVIHVSTTAPIAIADEDATPRSAEFVQVMEQMRNGDGPYYEILTTDPDRAREMYRDGDAGAMLTIPQGFAHSSDTGDSPAVTLSLININADGTKNHHLRIEEALRQFEQALPTTPASQLTITETTAFDHDIPVTIYLGSALIVFAALYAGIVNVGVGIAREWEGRTAKGLVLSPSGPAALVVGKWIAGAATSLVTIAVTVVGIGWVLGYPVNLLGWASVGVLAIVWIYGAALGTLLGVALRQSLPLIPIAVMIAITHFLVNGYESYIRGFAHGGAVDLLWSATHGIPLAPLFDMVRFEVASLPQPDGATVGVIGSLLLATAVLALAAWRLTRALRFSQGQ